From one Anopheles stephensi strain Indian unplaced genomic scaffold, UCI_ANSTEP_V1.0 ucontig69, whole genome shotgun sequence genomic stretch:
- the LOC118517207 gene encoding uncharacterized protein LOC118517207, giving the protein MTSSSREPYVDSVHITHLSVPRVYVLDNYHHQRHDQHQYYARSQLKARDDPDIPFDPAEPDRTLSAELRAPDPAEHLVLDCEYVIEPHETGFVLKWLHNDVPIYQWIPPHRSPSSLNRMRDHVNRTFTVGNEAMHKHRALALMHPSQDFAGKYSCSVQTFQSFDIKSADLFIIVPESGFVLKNYRNLNDLVTVICSVYGIFPAPELSLWINDYRLENGTINEIPVAEGLYDSSVSVQLVLYESLQPDDVIKCMLTVPGTEYRRTKETVFVDVNSRPFGESNSILDPFGTVSYSSSSSSSSSSSSSTANVPVTPLTSSSTTPTMTDATATPEASPSTQVTVNQQPSSSAVAGTASPKDTVRPQIPSVIRLRPTASSTRVLTVQQSNSVDSDEIMNVLDFKELLNENLLYNNGADRLELHRLRSVVSVLSIPLLLAGHLMVMLRRWQMHGS; this is encoded by the exons ATGACTAGTTCATCCCGCGAACCCT ATGTCGATTCCGTGCACATAACACATCTTTCGGTGCCCCGAGTATACGTGTTAGATAATTACCATCACCAGCGGCACGATCAGCACCAGTATTACGCCCGCAGCCAGCTCAAAGCTCGCGACGACCCGGACATACCGTTTGATCCCGCGGAACCGGACCGAACACTGTCCGCGGAGCTACGGGCGCCCGATCCGGCCGAACATCTAGTGCTGGACTGCGAGTACGTCATCGAACCGCACGAGACCGGGTTCGTGCTGAAGTGGCTGCACAACGATGTACCGATTTACCAGTGGATCCCGCCCCACCGAAGCCCGTCCAGTTTGAACCGCATGCGGGACCACGTCAACCGGACGTTCACGGTGGGCAACGAGGCTATGCACAAGCACCGGGCGTTGGCACTGATGCACCCGAGCCAGGACTTTGCCGGCAAGTACAGCTGCTCCGTGCAGACGTTCCAATCGTTCGACATCAAGTCGGCCGATCTGTTCATCATCG TGCCCGAGTCCGGGTTTGTGCTGAAGAACTATCGAAACTTGAACGACCTGGTGACGGTCATCTGTAGCGTGTACGGTATTTTCCCAGCGCCCGAGCTGTCACTATGGATCAACGACTACCGGCTGGAGAACGGAACCATCAACGAGATCCCGGTGGCCGAGGGTCTGTACGATAGCTCCGTCAGCGTACAGCTGGTGCTGTACGAGTCGCTCCAGCCGGACGATGTGATCAAATGTATGCTCACCGTTCCCGGGACCGAGTACCGACGGACGAAGGAGACTGTGTTTGTAG ATGTAAATAGCAGACCGTTCGGGGAGTCAAACTCCATCCTGGACCCGTTTGGAACGGTGTCctacagcagtagcagcagcagcagcagcagcagcagcagcagtaccgcCAATGTTCCGGTGACGCCACtgaccagcagcagtacgacACCGACGATGACCGATGCGACGGCAACACCGGAGGCCTCCCCTAGCACGCAGGTGACGGTGAACCAACAGCCGAGCTCTTCCGCCGTCGCGGGTACCGCCAGCCCGAAGGACACCGTCCGGCCGCAGATTCCGTCCGTGATACGCTTGCGGCCGACGGCCAGCTCGACCCGAGTGCTGACGGTACAGCAGTCCAATTCGGTTGACTCGGACGAGATAATGAATGTGTTGGACTTCAAGGAGTTGCTCAACGAGAACTTGCTCTACAACAACGGTGCCGACCGGTTAG AACTCCACCGGTTGCGGTCTGTGGTTTCGGTTTTAAGCATACCGTTGCTGCTCGCTGGCCACCTAATGGTAATGCTACGCCGGTGGCAGATGCATGGCTCGTAA